The Anopheles coluzzii chromosome 2, AcolN3, whole genome shotgun sequence genome window below encodes:
- the LOC120952876 gene encoding epidermal retinol dehydrogenase 2-like isoform X1, translating into MTNQYVTRFHSSEAKESPRRLPAWLDCHRKPVSMILRLYATLIFCWDVLIILVQFFLTLLQSLFHQIRAPKAKCLTGEVAAVVGSGRGVGYDLALQLAALGVKVACIDVNATDNELLVKKIQSSGGVASAFECDVTSKVEVGRTVAAIEGSLGPISMLFHSCNVPSARSLVTEAPPIETTLNVGVVSHFLLLEAILPKMKKMAHGHIVFLTSVAGVSGLKHQMPLAVSQFAVQGLYESTLEELRIEKRQHTIHTTLVHIYPFIITDHCLNDIRLRISSAFGRIRSDEAAQRIIAGVRRNELEISIPKYLLFVSHLLRLLPRRASLLLRELIDTGVDL; encoded by the exons tCGTCCGAAGCGAAAGAAAGCCCGCGCCGATTGCCCGCCTGGCTCGACTGTCACAGGAAGCCCGTTTCGATGATCTTACGGCTGTACGCCACGCTGATCTTCTGCTGGGATGTGCTGATCATCTTGGTGCAGTTCTTTCTCACCTTGCTGCAGTCGCTGTTCCACCAGATCCGGGCACCGAAGGCCAAATGTCTCACCGGGGAAGTGGCAGCC GTTGTCGGTAGCGGTCGGGGTGTCGGATACGATCTGGCCCTACAGCTGGCGGCGTTAGGCGTGAAGGTGGCCTGCATCGACGTGAACGCAACGGACAACGAGCTGTTGGTGAAGAAAATACAGTCGTCGGGCGGTGTGGCCAGCGCGTTCGAATGTGACGTTACGAGCAAGGTGGAGGTCGGCCGTACGGTGGCCGCGATCGAGGGCAGCCTCGGCCCGATCAGCATGCTGTTTCACAGCTGCAACGTGCCGAGCGCACGTAGCCTTGTCACCGAAGCGCCACCGATCGAAACCACACTGAATGTTGGCGTAGTATCACACTTTTTG CTGCTGGAAGCGATACTGcccaaaatgaagaaaatggCCCACGGGCACATCGTCTTCCTGACCTCGGTGGCCGGCGTCAGTGGGCTGAAGCACCAGATGCCACTGGCCGTGTCCCAGTTCGCCGTCCAGGGTCTGTACGAGTCCACGCTGGAGGAGCTGCGCATCGAAAAGCGGCAGCACACGATCCACACAACGCTCGTCCACATCTACCCGTTCATCATCACCGACCACTGCCTGAACGACATTCGGCTGCGCATTTCGTCCGCGTTCGGGCGCATCCGGTCGGACGAGGCCGCCCAGCGTATTATAGCGGGCGTGCGGCGCAACGAGCTAGAGATTAGCATACCGAAATATTTGCTCTTCGTGAGCCatctgctgcggctgctgcccCGCCGggcgtcgctgctgctgcgcgagCTGATCGATACGGGGGTGGATTTGTGA
- the LOC120952876 gene encoding ketohexokinase-like isoform X2, translating to MAQFEQDGKRLHGKKILCVGLCNIDIIQVCDAYPAEDSDQRCQSNRWQRGGNASNNCTVLANLGARCELLASFSDAKMFHFALDDLRERKIAHDHCVYHRGAQVPLSTVWLSLATGSRTIVHSNPDLPELTFADFQRINLQDYAWIHFEGRRNTSAIVQMIRSIVEWNERPENQSCKVKISVELEKPRHSNLDLLVDGVDVVFVGKDFARFLGHDSAREAIAGLKQLHPGSYIIICPWGERDTVAIDRQDRWFSQPTYPPEVIRDSLGAGDTFVAGCILKLAEEEPPGSLSVVLEFASRVAGQKLAIFGFDGIKRD from the exons ATGGCACAATTCGAGCAAGATGGCAAACGGCTACACGGAAAGAAAATACTGTGCGTCGGGCTGTGCAACATCGACATCATACAGGTGTGTGATGCGTACCCGGCGGAAGATTCCGATCAGCGCTGTCAATCGAACCGATGGCAGCGTGGTGGCAACGCATCCAACAACTGTACCGTGCTGGCCAACCTTGGCGCACGCTGTGAGCTGCTCGCCTCCTTCAGCGATGCCAAAATGTTCCACTTTGCGCTGGATGATTTGCGCGAGCGTAAGATCGCGCACGATCATTGCGTGTACCATCGCGGTGCGCAGGTACCGCTGTCCACGGTTTGGCTGAGTTTGGCCACCGGTAGCCGGACGATCGTGCACAGCAATCCGGACCTACCGGAGCTTACCTTTGCGGATTTTCAGCGCATCAATCTACAGGACTATGCATGGATTCATTTCGAA GGAAGACGCAACACATCGGCAATAGTGCAGATGATACGCTCCATCGTGGAGTGGAACGAACGGCCAGAAAACCAATCCTGCAAGGTGAAAATCTCCGTCGAACTGGAAAAACCACGCCACTCCAATCTTGACCTGCTCGTGGACGGTGTGGACGTCGTGTTTGTGGGCAAAGACTTTGCCCGCTTTCTGGGGCACGACAGCGCCAGGGAGGCTATTGCTGGGCTGAAACAATTGCACCCCGGATCGTACATCATCATCTGTCCGTGGGGCGAACGCGACACGGTAGCGATCGACCGGCAGGACCGCTGGTTTTCCCAGCCGACCTACCCGCCGGAAGTGATACGCGATAGTCTCGGTGCCGGCGACACCTTTGTCGCCGGTTGCATTTTAAAGCTGGCGGAGGAAGAGCCACCGGGCTCACTGTCGGTGGTGCTGGAGTTTGCGTCGCGTGTTGCCGGCCAAAAGCTGGCCATTTTCGGGTTTGATGGAATAAAGCGAGACTAG
- the LOC120952877 gene encoding uncharacterized protein LOC120952877 isoform X1, whose amino-acid sequence MNNRIIMANNTFSANDDVLNMKGTEENDVKIDMDFPSQEPNNMSAKCCGQPENKPELCKVGLFPISDPQRPALIDAGMAAQYMCKKSIQTLDSLTDALVARAPQEKQFIKIVRNEETQELKDAEQNEDFPFIIARTQPDERYSPSRAREITDMQRIPSNNTCLCFSVSVLVSGVVWFFVWCGLKVLDMDKLTQF is encoded by the exons ATGAATAATCGAATAATTATGGCCAACAACACATTCTCAGCCAACGATGATGTCCTTAACATGAAGGGCACCGAGGAAAATGATGTAAAGATCGACATGGATTTTCCATCTCAGGAACCAAACAACATGAGTGCCAAATGCTGTG GACAACCGGAGAATAAGCCGGAGCTGTGCAAAGTGGGTCTGTTTCCG aTAAGCGATCCCCAACGTCCTGCACTGATCGATGCGGGCATGGCAGCACAATATATGTGCAAGAAAAGTATACAAACACTGGACAGCCTTACCGATGCACTAGTTGCGCGGGCTCCCCAGGAAAAGCAATTCATAAAAATCGTCAGAAACGAAGAAACGCAAGAACTAAAAGATGCGGAACAGAACGAAGACTTTCCTTTTATTATTGCCCGGACGCAGCCCGACGAGCGCTACTCACCAAGCCGAGCCCGCGAAATAACTGATATGCAAAGAATTCCCTCCAACAATACTTGCCTGTGTTTTTCCGTCAGTGTTCTTGTTAGTGGTGTGGTATGGTTCTTCGTATGGTGTGGTCTAAAAGTGCTCGACATGGATAAGCTTACACAATTTTGA
- the LOC120952875 gene encoding acyl-CoA:lysophosphatidylglycerol acyltransferase 1-like, translating into MPCYSLRNIIKYPRAVLRTILVVANNIYCVPTYLVWMFLLLPLRKIHETYYYRIEGILFHWLLANVSMWSWTAGYEVVEMGDDITTAFDKRTLVLANHQSTSDVPLLMAAFNAKKSILPNIMWIMDRLFKYTNFGAVSLVHQDFFIASGKKNREKSLQQLKSHIRQCYVPRKRKWMVLFPEGGFLRKRKEVSQRFAEKNNLPVLNNVTLPRVGAMKAIMDMLGAPNDMNVCSSSSTTTNPSLVGCGSVGGGQDAVKQSASNSTIISSKAINKDDDDCDTCKDASYALLNGQSGGCLEYVLDITIAYPQGVPLDLPNIVHGMRDPCQTFLFYKLYHSSEVPRDSESLTQWLYNRFYEKEKLLEEFYRTGSWPASCTIPPTAVHQDLLRFLLIHLFFITSTYVHLQLILMLINYTNVMYVYMLS; encoded by the exons ATGCCGTGTTATAGCTTAAG aAATATCATCAAGTACCCGCGAGCAGTGCTGCGGACGATTCTGGTGGTCGCCAACAACATCTACTGCGTGCCCACCTATCTCGTATggatgtttttgctgcttccgCTAAGAAAGATCCACGAAACGTACTACTACCGCATCGAGGGCATACTCTTCCACTGGCTGCTGGCCAACGTGTCGATGTGGTCCTGGACGGCCGGTTACGAAG TGGTGGAGATGGGCGACGATATAACGACCGCCTTCGATAAGCGCACGCTGGTGCTGGCGAACCATCAGAGCACCTCCGATGTGCCCCTGCTGATGGCGGCCTTCAACGCCAAGAAGAGCATCCTGCCGAACATCATGTGGATCATGGATCGGCTCTTTAAGTATACCAACTTCGGTGCGGTCAGCCTTGTGCATCAGGACTTTTTCATTGCCTCG GGCAAGAAAAATCGCGAAAAATCGCTACAGCAACTGAAATCGCACATACGGCAGTGCTACGTGCCGCGGAAGCGGAAGTGGATGGTACTATTTCCCGAGGGTGGTTTCCTGCGCAAACGAAAGGAAGTTAGTCAAAG atttgcagaaaaaaacaatctacCAGTATTAAATAATGTCACCTTGCCGCGTGTCGGTGCTATGAAGGCCATTATGGATATGCTCGGAGCGCCGAACGACATGAACGTGTGCTCGTCCTCGTCCACCACCACGAACCCATCGCTCGTCGGCTGTGGCAGTGTCGGTGGCGGGCAGGATGCGGTTAAACAATCGGCCAGCAACAGCACTATCATCAGTAGCAAAGCAATAAACAAGGATGACGATGACTGTG ATACCTGTAAGGATGCCTCGTACGCATTGCTGAACGGGCAATCGGGCGGCTGCTTAGAGTACGTACTAGACATTACGATCGCGTACCCGCAAGGCGTACCGCTAGATCTACCCAACATTGTGCACGGCATGCGGGATCCCTGCCAGACGTTTCTATTCTACAAACTTTACCATAGTTCGGAG GTTCCGCGCGACAGCGAATCCCTCACCCAGTGGTTGTACAATCGATTTTACGAAAAGGAGAAACTGCTCGAAGAGTTTTACCGTACCGGCAGCTGGCCGGCAAGCTGTACCATTCCCCCGACGGCCGTGCACCAGGATTTGCTGCGGTTTTTGCtaattcatttgtttttcatcaccTCTACTTACGTGCATCTGCAGCTGATCCTAATGCTGATCAACTACACGAACGTCATGTACGTGTACATGCTGAGCTAA
- the LOC120952876 gene encoding short-chain dehydrogenase/reductase family 16C member 6-like isoform X3, which yields MILRLYATLIFCWDVLIILVQFFLTLLQSLFHQIRAPKAKCLTGEVAAVVGSGRGVGYDLALQLAALGVKVACIDVNATDNELLVKKIQSSGGVASAFECDVTSKVEVGRTVAAIEGSLGPISMLFHSCNVPSARSLVTEAPPIETTLNVGVVSHFLLLEAILPKMKKMAHGHIVFLTSVAGVSGLKHQMPLAVSQFAVQGLYESTLEELRIEKRQHTIHTTLVHIYPFIITDHCLNDIRLRISSAFGRIRSDEAAQRIIAGVRRNELEISIPKYLLFVSHLLRLLPRRASLLLRELIDTGVDL from the exons ATGATCTTACGGCTGTACGCCACGCTGATCTTCTGCTGGGATGTGCTGATCATCTTGGTGCAGTTCTTTCTCACCTTGCTGCAGTCGCTGTTCCACCAGATCCGGGCACCGAAGGCCAAATGTCTCACCGGGGAAGTGGCAGCC GTTGTCGGTAGCGGTCGGGGTGTCGGATACGATCTGGCCCTACAGCTGGCGGCGTTAGGCGTGAAGGTGGCCTGCATCGACGTGAACGCAACGGACAACGAGCTGTTGGTGAAGAAAATACAGTCGTCGGGCGGTGTGGCCAGCGCGTTCGAATGTGACGTTACGAGCAAGGTGGAGGTCGGCCGTACGGTGGCCGCGATCGAGGGCAGCCTCGGCCCGATCAGCATGCTGTTTCACAGCTGCAACGTGCCGAGCGCACGTAGCCTTGTCACCGAAGCGCCACCGATCGAAACCACACTGAATGTTGGCGTAGTATCACACTTTTTG CTGCTGGAAGCGATACTGcccaaaatgaagaaaatggCCCACGGGCACATCGTCTTCCTGACCTCGGTGGCCGGCGTCAGTGGGCTGAAGCACCAGATGCCACTGGCCGTGTCCCAGTTCGCCGTCCAGGGTCTGTACGAGTCCACGCTGGAGGAGCTGCGCATCGAAAAGCGGCAGCACACGATCCACACAACGCTCGTCCACATCTACCCGTTCATCATCACCGACCACTGCCTGAACGACATTCGGCTGCGCATTTCGTCCGCGTTCGGGCGCATCCGGTCGGACGAGGCCGCCCAGCGTATTATAGCGGGCGTGCGGCGCAACGAGCTAGAGATTAGCATACCGAAATATTTGCTCTTCGTGAGCCatctgctgcggctgctgcccCGCCGggcgtcgctgctgctgcgcgagCTGATCGATACGGGGGTGGATTTGTGA
- the LOC120952877 gene encoding uncharacterized protein LOC120952877 isoform X2 — translation MNNRIIMANNTFSANDDVLNMKGTEENDVKIDMDFPSQEPNNMSAKCCGQPENKPELCKVGLFPK, via the exons ATGAATAATCGAATAATTATGGCCAACAACACATTCTCAGCCAACGATGATGTCCTTAACATGAAGGGCACCGAGGAAAATGATGTAAAGATCGACATGGATTTTCCATCTCAGGAACCAAACAACATGAGTGCCAAATGCTGTG GACAACCGGAGAATAAGCCGGAGCTGTGCAAAGTGGGTCTGTTTCCG AAATAG
- the LOC120952878 gene encoding DNA-binding protein SMUBP-2, with protein sequence MSQQKPSTKSTTRVTDAEDTAGLVLNTDPKVVTKAAELLQPIRTEVVDKNLDKVLEAVKTVDLTCDFKGCKQKTNLVGTDCSFCKDRFCFKHSLPEIHGCGEAVKRKERELFLHPMTGKAKAEQYEKQKAQVRLTQKLKQMSLERKQKPSSGGSSKTGGSTASSTRGGASSSRGRKRTNNP encoded by the coding sequence ATGAGCCAACAGAAACCATCGACAAAATCAACGACCAGGGTCACCGATGCTGAAGACACCGCCGGCCTGGTTTTAAACACGGATCCAAAAGTTGTCACCAAAGCGGCAGAATTGCTTCAACCGATCCGTACGGAAGTGGTGGACAAGAACCTGGACAAGGTGCTGGAGGCGGTGAAGACCGTGGACCTGACGTGCGATTTCAAGGGCTGCAAGCAGAAGACGAACCTCGTCGGGACGGACTGCTCTTTCTGCAAGGATCGGTTCTGCTTCAAGCACAGTCTGCCGGAGATTCATGGCTGCGGCGAGGCGGTCAAACGCAAGGAGCGGGAACTGTTTCTGCACCCCATGACCGGCAAAGCGAAAGCGGAACAGTACGAGAAGCAGAAGGCGCAGGTGCGGCTAACCCAGAAGCTGAAGCAAATGTCACTGGAGCGGAAGCAGAAACCATCGTCCGGGGGGAGCAGCAAAACGGGCGGAAGTACTGCCAGCTCCACCAGGGGTGGCGCTTCCTCTAGCAGAGGGCGGAAGCGAACCAACAACCCATGA
- the LOC120952874 gene encoding 26S proteasome non-ATPase regulatory subunit 2: MSTAEKIEEPVVKSKGKEKEDEKTELSDEDKQLQDELNMLVERLQEADVELYRPSLEAMANLIRASTTSMTSVPKPLKFMRPHYEAMKEIHKKMTAKLKDVNTLKLCAEIISVLAMTMGTGKECLVYRLLSDNSTESLGEWGHEYVRHLSGEIAANWPESTDNLFKNRLIELIHQIIPYNMAHNAEAEACDLLMEIERLDLLENYVDESAYPRVCLYLQSCVPYVAEPENVSLLKCALNLSRKFNQHTQAMRLAMMINDTELIKEIFMSCGDSAVQKQLAFMLGRQQIFLELPEGMNDYDDLVEIMSNSHLNHHFLNLARELDIMEPKTPEDVYKSHLDNSRAPFGSQIDSARQNLAASFVNGFVNAGFGQDKLLMEDGNKWLYKNKEHGMLSATASLGLILLWDVDGGLTPIDKYLYSNEDYIKSGALLACGIVNCGVRNEVDPALALLSDYVLHQNTTMRIGAILGLGLAYAGSNRSVVLELIGSVFSSERRTGSNMEVMGIAALSLGMIAVGSCNSEVTEVLLQIIMDRSEADLKDTYARFLPLGLGLVYLGRQEAVEAVTAALEIVAEPFRSMATTMVEICAYAGTGNVLKIQQLLHLCSEHYEPSASSSEEPASKKSESKDTNNKEKEDKEKDLSGCQAVAVLGIALIAMGEEIGAEMAFRSFGNLLRYCEPCIRRAVPLALGLISVSNPKLNILDTLSKFSHDSDAEVAHNAIFAMGLVGAGTNNARLASMLRQLAQYHAKDPNNLFMVRIAQGLTHLGKGTFTISPYHSDRQLMSPVAVAGLMAALVSFLDVKNIILGKSHYLLYTLTTAMQPRMLITFTEDLNSCPVPVRVGMAVDVVGQAGKPKTITGFQTHTTPVLLAMGERAELATEEYISLTPIMEGFCILRKNPNYVP, from the exons ATGTCTACAGCGGAGAAAATTGAAGAGCCCGTGGTGAAAAGCAAGGGCAAAGAGAAGGAAGACGAAAAGACTGAGCTG TCGGACGAAGATAAGCAGCTGCAGGATGAGCTGAACATGCTGGTGGAGCGTCTGCAGGAAGCCGACGTGGAGCTGTACCGCCCGTCGCTGGAAGCGATGGCAAACTTGATCCGGGCGTCCACCACCTCCATGACGTCCGTGCCGAAGCCGCTCAAGTTTATGCGTCCGCACTACGAAGCGATGAAGGAGATCCATAAGAAGATGACGGCCAAGCTGAAGGACGTCAACACGCTGAAGCTGTGCGCGGAAATCATCTCTGTGCTGGCGATGACGATGGGCACCGGCAAGGAGTGCCTGGTGTACCGGTTGTTGAGCGACAACAGCACCGAGAGCCTCGGTGAGTGGGGTCACGAGTATGTGCGACACCTGTCCGGCGAGATAGCCGCCAACTGGCCGGAATCGACGGACAATCTGTTCAAAAACCGCCTCATCGAGCTGATCCATCAGATCATCCCGTACAACATGGCGCATAACGCGGAGGCGGAAGCGTGCGATCTGTTGATGGAGATCGAACGGCTGGACCTGCTGGAGAACTACGTGGACGAGAGTGCGTATCCGCGGGTCTGTCTGTATCTGCAGAGCTGCGTGCCGTACGTGGCCGAGCCGGAGAACGTGAGCCTGCTCAAGTGTGCGCTGAATCTGTCGCGCAAGTTCAACCAGCACACGCAGGCGATGCGGCTGGCCATGATGATCAACGATACGGAGCTGATCAAGGAAATCTTTATGTCGTGCGGCGACAGTGCGGTACAGAAGCAGCTGGCGTTCATGCTCGGCCGGCAGCAGATTTTCCTCGAGCTGCCGGAGGGAATGAACGACTACGACGATCTGGTCGAGATCATGTCCAATTCCCATCTGAACCACCATTTCCTCAATCTGGCCCGAGAGCTGGACATTATGGAGCCCAAGACGCCCGAAGACGTGTACAAGTCGCACTTGGACAACTCGCGCGCCCCGTTCGGTTCGCAGATCGATTCGGCCCGCCAGAACCTGGCCGCCAGCTTCGTGAACGGGTTCGTGAATGCCGGCTTCGGGCAGGACAAGCTGCTGATGGAGGACGGCAACAAGTGGCTGTACAAGAACAAAGAGCACGGTATGCTGAGTGCGACCGCTTCGCTCGGACTGATACTGCTGTGGGATGTGGACGGTGGTCTGACCCCGATTGACAAGTATTTGTACTCGAACGAGGATTACATCAAGTCGGGCGCACTGCTGGCCTGCGGTATCGTAAACTGTGGCGTACGCAATGAGGTCGATCCGGCGTTGGCCCTGCTGTCGGACTACGTGCTGCATCAGAACACGACGATGCGCATCGGCGCCATCCTTGGGCTGGGTTTAGCGTACGCTGGCTCGAACCGGTCGGTGGTGCTGGAGCTGATTGGCTCGGTGTTCAGCTCGGAGCGTCGCACGGGCTCAAACATGGAGGTGATGGGCATTGCGGCCCTCTCGCTCGGTATGATTGCCGTCGGCTCGTGCAACAGCGAGGTGACGGAAGTGCTACTGCAGATCATTATGGATCGCAGCGAGGCTGATCTGAAGGACACTTACGCTCGCTTCCTGCCGCTCGGTCTTGGACTGGTGTACCTTGGCCGGCAGGAGGCGGTCGAAGCGGTTACGGCTGCGCTCGAGATAGTGGCCGAACCGTTCCGCTCGATGGCCACCACCATGGTGGAAATCTGCGCATACGCCGGTACGGGCAATGTGCTGAAAATCCAGCAACTGCTCCATCTCTGCTCGGAGCATTACGAACCGTCGGCTTCGTCGAGCGAGGAACCGGCGTCCAAGAAGTCCGAATCAAAGGACACCAACAACAAGGAAAAGGAGGATAAGGAAAAGGATCTCTCTGGATGCCAGGCGGTGGCCGTGCTCGGTATTGCGCTGATTGCTATGGGCGAGGAGATCGGTGCCGAAATGGCATTCCGCTCGTTCGGCAATCTGCTGCGCTACTGTGAGCCGTGCATACGCCGAGCGGTCCCGCTAGCTCTTGGGTTGATTTCCGTCTCGAACCCGAAGCTGAACATACTGGACACGCTGAGCAAATTTTCGCACGACAGCGACGCCGAGGTAGCGCACAATGCCATCTTTGCGATGGGTTTGGTCGGAGCGGGAACGAACAACGCGCGTTTGGCGTCGATGCTGCGCCAGCTGGCGCAGTATCACGCCAAGGACCCGAACAACCTGTTCATGGTGCGCATCGCCCAGGGTTTGACCCATCTGGGCAAGGGTACGTTCACGATCAGCCCGTACCACAGCGATCGGCAGCTGATGAGCCCGGTTGCTGTTGCCGGTCTGATGGCGGCACTTGTCTCGTTCCTGGACGTGAAGAACA ttATTCTTGGCAAATCGCACTACTTGCTGTACACCCTAACGACCGCCATGCAACCGCGCATGCTAATTACATTCACCGAAGACTTGAACTCATGTCCCGTCCCAGTCCGTGTCGGAATG GCCGTAGACGTTGTCGGACAGGCAGGTAAGCCCAAAACCATTACCGGCTTCCAGACGCACACCACTCCGGTGCTTCTGGCCATGGGCGAACGTGCCGAACTGGCGACCGAGGAGTACATCTCCTTGACACCGATCATGGAAGGGTTCTGCATTTTGCGAAAAAATCCCAACTATGTCCCGTAA